In Flavobacterium okayamense, a single window of DNA contains:
- a CDS encoding ribonucleoside triphosphate reductase yields MNKFVIKRNGTYLPFEPFKIEEAITKAFASVSETLNLKVIETVFQLLSHEDTWAVEDIQDKIEKTLYEYSHYEVMRSFMLFRHTRKLQREHVLGLNDDTTYVGSTQTIEEYTNQTDWRINANANTSYSNAGLVNNVAGKIIANYWLDKVYSKEEGYAHRNGDIHIHDLDCLTGYCAGWSLRVLLNEGFNGVRGRVESRPPNHFREALGQMANFLGILQSEWAGAQAFSSFDTYLAPYVFKDNLSYEDVLKAIRSFVYNLNVPARWGQSPFTNITLDWVVPDDLKEQIPTRNEQHLFKGNTSEDFIKRAKERGVSDITEMRYEHFQKEMNLINKAYYTVMTEGDAHGQPFTFPIPTVNITEEFDWYGENTDILFENTAKIGSSYFQNFIGSQYTYDENGNKVENPNAYKPNAVRSMCCRLQLDLRELLKRGNGLFGSAEMTGSIGVVTINMARLGYLNKGNKAKLYSDLDRLLEISKATLEKKRVFIQEMYDRGLFPYTKRYLPHFRNHFSTIGVNGINEMIQNFTDGKEDIVSDYGMAFATEILEHIRTKMRNYQEETGNLYNLEATPAEGTTYRFAKEDKKRYSDIIQAGEGENIYYTNSSQLPVDYTEDPFEALLLQDNLQCQYTGGTVLHLYMNEKLSSVEACRNFIKKVITNFKLPYITVTPVFSVCPKHGYLNGEHEYCPKCDEELLATLKTTSYANTNH; encoded by the coding sequence ATGAACAAATTTGTAATCAAAAGAAATGGCACGTATTTACCATTTGAACCTTTCAAAATAGAAGAAGCCATCACAAAAGCTTTTGCCAGTGTAAGCGAAACTTTAAATCTAAAAGTTATTGAAACGGTGTTCCAACTGTTATCGCATGAGGACACTTGGGCAGTTGAAGATATTCAAGATAAGATTGAAAAAACGCTTTACGAATACAGTCATTATGAAGTGATGCGTTCTTTCATGTTGTTCCGTCATACTCGAAAACTGCAGCGCGAACACGTTTTAGGATTAAATGACGATACCACTTATGTCGGTAGCACTCAAACCATAGAAGAATACACCAACCAAACCGATTGGCGCATCAATGCCAACGCTAATACTTCGTATTCCAACGCAGGTTTAGTCAATAATGTCGCTGGAAAAATCATTGCGAATTATTGGTTAGACAAAGTTTATTCGAAAGAGGAAGGCTATGCGCATCGTAATGGCGATATTCACATTCACGATTTAGATTGCTTGACAGGTTATTGTGCGGGTTGGAGTTTGCGCGTTTTATTAAATGAAGGTTTTAACGGTGTTCGTGGCCGAGTGGAAAGTCGTCCTCCTAATCATTTTAGAGAAGCATTAGGACAGATGGCGAATTTCCTTGGAATTTTACAAAGCGAATGGGCCGGAGCTCAAGCGTTTAGTTCATTTGATACGTATTTGGCGCCTTATGTTTTCAAAGATAATTTATCGTATGAGGATGTTTTAAAAGCGATTCGAAGTTTTGTTTACAATTTGAATGTCCCAGCACGTTGGGGACAATCGCCGTTTACGAATATTACTTTAGATTGGGTAGTTCCTGACGACTTAAAAGAGCAAATCCCAACTCGAAACGAACAGCATCTTTTCAAGGGCAATACTTCAGAAGATTTTATAAAAAGAGCCAAAGAAAGAGGCGTTTCAGACATAACCGAAATGCGTTACGAACATTTTCAAAAAGAAATGAATCTCATCAACAAAGCCTATTATACGGTTATGACCGAAGGCGATGCGCATGGACAACCGTTTACCTTCCCTATACCAACAGTTAATATTACTGAAGAGTTTGATTGGTACGGAGAAAACACCGATATTCTTTTTGAAAATACAGCGAAAATTGGTTCGTCTTATTTCCAGAATTTCATCGGAAGTCAATATACATATGATGAAAACGGCAATAAAGTTGAAAATCCAAATGCTTACAAACCGAATGCCGTACGAAGCATGTGCTGCCGTCTCCAACTCGATTTACGCGAATTATTAAAAAGAGGAAACGGTTTATTCGGAAGTGCAGAAATGACCGGAAGTATCGGTGTCGTAACTATTAATATGGCGCGTTTGGGTTATTTGAACAAAGGCAATAAAGCCAAATTATATTCCGATTTAGATCGTTTGTTAGAAATTTCGAAAGCAACTTTAGAGAAAAAACGCGTTTTCATTCAGGAAATGTATGATAGAGGATTATTTCCGTATACCAAACGTTATTTGCCTCATTTCAGAAATCACTTTTCTACAATTGGTGTGAACGGAATTAACGAAATGATTCAAAATTTCACCGATGGAAAAGAAGATATCGTTTCGGATTACGGAATGGCATTCGCAACCGAAATTTTGGAACACATTCGAACCAAAATGAGAAATTATCAAGAAGAAACAGGCAATTTATACAACTTAGAAGCAACTCCAGCAGAAGGAACTACATATCGTTTTGCTAAAGAAGATAAAAAACGTTATTCCGATATTATTCAAGCGGGAGAAGGCGAAAATATTTACTATACAAACAGTTCGCAATTGCCAGTTGATTACACCGAGGATCCTTTCGAAGCTTTGTTATTACAAGACAATTTACAATGTCAATACACTGGAGGAACAGTTTTACACTTGTATATGAATGAAAAATTGAGTTCGGTAGAAGCGTGTCGTAATTTCATTAAAAAAGTGATTACGAATTTTAAATTGCCTTACATCACGGTAACCCCAGTTTTCAGCGTTTGTCCGAAACACGGCTATTTGAATGGCGAACACGAATATTGTCCAAAATGCGATGAAGAATTATTAGCAACCTTAAAAACAACATCCTATGCAAACACAAACCACTGA
- a CDS encoding helix-turn-helix domain-containing protein: protein MSRTRKNPIPEIVVLFGKRIKELRLERKMSQMDVGAALGIDRENIRKYEKGLQEPKLSTIIKFAELFEVDFEKLVSNS, encoded by the coding sequence ATGTCTAGAACAAGAAAAAATCCAATACCTGAAATTGTAGTTTTATTTGGCAAACGAATAAAAGAATTACGCTTAGAAAGGAAGATGTCACAGATGGATGTGGGAGCTGCTTTAGGAATTGATAGGGAAAATATTAGAAAATATGAAAAGGGGCTTCAGGAGCCAAAATTATCTACTATTATAAAATTTGCGGAATTATTTGAAGTAGATTTTGAAAAATTGGTTTCAAATAGTTAA
- a CDS encoding MobC family plasmid mobilization relaxosome protein, with the protein MNLDGFSFLCYCYRKPEIFKIEIMARPKSEIFKLKIFQVNIRLTAEEQVFVENQANSYGISVVEYVRKRALNKQLPKHALSPINRELLIELSRIGNNVNQLAKRNNQNFLEKYVFNRDLRELKEILNQIKTELLG; encoded by the coding sequence ATGAATTTAGATGGGTTTTCTTTTTTATGTTATTGCTATCGAAAACCTGAAATTTTTAAAATAGAAATTATGGCACGACCAAAATCAGAAATATTTAAGCTAAAGATTTTTCAGGTTAATATACGGTTAACTGCTGAAGAACAGGTTTTTGTAGAAAATCAGGCAAACTCTTATGGAATATCGGTTGTAGAGTATGTTCGAAAAAGAGCATTGAATAAACAGTTACCCAAACATGCTTTGTCTCCAATTAATCGTGAGTTATTGATTGAGCTTAGTCGCATTGGAAATAATGTAAATCAGCTAGCGAAACGAAATAACCAAAACTTTCTTGAGAAATACGTATTCAATCGAGATTTAAGAGAATTGAAAGAAATTTTAAATCAAATTAAAACAGAACTTTTAGGATGA
- a CDS encoding relaxase/mobilization nuclease domain-containing protein, translating to MIANKKIGRDFYGVLKYNQGKVDKGEAIVLDTNLASRKVVMQTKEFNVVRQLRPNLSKAVYHTSLSLPYTDSLSDKEFTDLAREYLEGMKFTDTNYIIYKHLDRDHSHIHIVANRVKFSGDVVSDSHDYKRSEAIVRKLELKYNLTVLKEGKVTNVLSKGEIEKCLRTGEAPERLELQRIINEIIKHNLSIFEFEKKLKEKKVNIKLNASQEGKISGISFEYKGKTYKGSQVNRNHLSWNKLKIKLYEQNRIDPVILKNTGRIKENQRETTRLVQSINRNSQSFNQESTHTFKENRGNEIKKNPRPRLRR from the coding sequence ATGATTGCAAATAAAAAAATCGGTAGGGACTTCTATGGCGTTTTGAAATACAATCAAGGTAAAGTAGATAAAGGAGAAGCTATTGTCTTGGACACTAATTTGGCTTCCCGTAAAGTGGTTATGCAAACAAAAGAATTTAATGTAGTTCGACAATTACGACCAAATTTATCGAAAGCAGTTTATCATACATCGCTTAGTTTACCCTATACCGATTCGCTTTCAGATAAGGAATTTACAGACCTAGCTCGAGAGTATTTAGAAGGAATGAAGTTCACTGATACCAATTATATAATTTATAAACACTTAGATCGAGATCATTCTCATATACACATAGTTGCGAATCGCGTGAAGTTCTCTGGTGATGTTGTTAGCGATTCACATGATTATAAACGAAGTGAAGCAATAGTTAGAAAATTAGAATTAAAATATAATCTAACCGTTTTGAAAGAAGGTAAAGTAACAAATGTACTTTCTAAAGGCGAAATTGAAAAATGTTTACGAACAGGTGAAGCTCCAGAAAGATTAGAACTTCAAAGAATCATAAATGAAATTATAAAGCATAATCTATCCATTTTTGAATTTGAGAAGAAGCTTAAAGAGAAAAAAGTTAATATAAAACTTAATGCGAGCCAAGAGGGAAAGATATCGGGTATTTCCTTTGAGTACAAAGGAAAAACTTATAAAGGAAGTCAAGTAAACAGAAACCATCTTTCATGGAATAAACTTAAAATTAAATTATATGAACAAAACAGAATCGATCCAGTTATTCTCAAAAATACTGGAAGAATTAAAGAAAATCAACGAGAAACAACAAGACTTGTCCAATCAATTAACAGAAACAGCCAAAGTTTTAATCAAGAATCAACACATACTTTTAAAGAAAATCGAGGAAATGAAATAAAGAAAAATCCTAGACCAAGACTGAGACGATAA
- a CDS encoding ABC-three component system protein — translation MNDSAKGSISGFIFQFQRALLLLCDITEKDNYITIEKVDDVAVHSDCSVLISEQDKHSFLEKKSAYEDTSIDLWRTLEIWVLKLKNNTFNDKTKFICTTNNSIRKNGALIEILSNKNYEVSKNKIIEILSNQEKKLSNYKNKGSKKGTYISKVITKISFCLENENEFKQILNNIEVNECLEIKDTVISKLNITSFDRIQQDRIFDDLIGWLINSSYSKWKNNNEAEFKKTELDKRFKLCIQSPDIVNAIFRAKKEIQFDNTEIDNKKDELFVKQIDVLKIRRESKEHFINTAIEDFIKYEIELLYVIDKGNFTEEDFLEFMDKCKEDWKLTFNSKLIKEIEDYSEDELNDIAIEVYKEVMQNYETTFKLGYAFNSENKYIKNGSLLRLSNIPEIGWHPKWKEYFLNND, via the coding sequence ATGAATGATTCAGCAAAAGGCTCAATTTCTGGATTTATTTTTCAATTTCAAAGAGCATTACTACTCCTTTGTGATATAACAGAAAAAGACAATTATATAACAATAGAAAAAGTTGATGATGTAGCAGTACACTCTGATTGTTCTGTATTAATCAGTGAACAGGATAAACATAGTTTTTTAGAAAAAAAATCCGCATATGAAGACACTAGTATTGACTTATGGAGAACACTAGAAATATGGGTTTTAAAATTGAAAAATAATACTTTTAATGACAAAACAAAGTTTATATGTACCACAAACAACTCAATTAGGAAAAATGGAGCTTTAATAGAAATCTTATCAAACAAAAATTATGAGGTTTCAAAAAATAAAATAATTGAAATATTATCAAATCAAGAAAAAAAGCTATCGAATTATAAAAATAAAGGCTCAAAAAAAGGGACATACATAAGTAAAGTGATTACAAAAATTTCCTTTTGTTTAGAGAATGAAAATGAATTCAAACAAATACTAAATAATATAGAAGTAAATGAATGCTTAGAAATAAAAGACACTGTAATATCAAAATTGAATATAACTTCATTCGATAGAATTCAACAAGATAGAATTTTTGATGATTTAATTGGATGGCTAATAAACTCATCATATTCCAAATGGAAAAACAATAATGAAGCCGAATTTAAAAAAACTGAATTAGACAAAAGGTTCAAACTTTGTATTCAAAGTCCTGATATAGTAAATGCTATTTTTAGAGCTAAAAAAGAAATACAATTTGACAACACAGAAATTGACAACAAAAAGGATGAACTTTTTGTTAAACAAATTGATGTTCTAAAAATTAGAAGGGAATCAAAGGAACACTTTATTAATACAGCAATTGAAGATTTTATCAAATATGAAATTGAGCTTTTGTATGTTATAGACAAAGGAAATTTTACAGAAGAAGATTTTTTAGAGTTTATGGATAAATGTAAAGAAGACTGGAAATTAACTTTTAATTCAAAGCTGATAAAAGAAATTGAGGATTATTCTGAAGATGAATTGAATGATATTGCTATAGAAGTTTATAAGGAAGTTATGCAGAATTATGAAACTACATTTAAGTTAGGTTATGCTTTTAATTCTGAAAATAAGTATATAAAGAATGGGAGTTTATTAAGATTGTCTAATATTCCTGAAATTGGGTGGCATCCAAAATGGAAAGAATATTTTCTGAATAATGATTGA
- a CDS encoding three component ABC system middle component — protein MIEKATNSELNPYNVFQNVAIGALACHSFTQGYYKVASTKKSKSNYPKIEYLFFVLPLVYHKDTMKTFKSSRELYNAILKNKSIVLGLHERANKMSSQTLDSLNLAFSKNLLSINKDNEIILNEEFINKKISIPANKDRENIIKNIQDSATKIGNIFAKTDEKNIQIELNIRF, from the coding sequence ATGATTGAAAAAGCAACGAATAGTGAACTAAATCCATACAATGTTTTTCAAAATGTTGCAATTGGAGCATTGGCATGTCATAGCTTCACTCAAGGATATTATAAAGTAGCATCAACAAAAAAATCTAAATCAAATTACCCAAAAATAGAATATTTATTTTTTGTTCTTCCACTTGTTTATCACAAAGACACTATGAAAACCTTTAAGTCATCAAGAGAACTTTACAATGCAATTCTAAAAAATAAAAGTATTGTTCTTGGCTTACATGAAAGAGCTAATAAAATGTCATCACAAACTCTTGATTCATTGAATTTAGCATTTAGTAAAAATTTACTTAGCATAAATAAGGACAATGAAATTATTTTAAATGAAGAATTTATAAATAAAAAAATAAGTATTCCTGCAAATAAAGACAGAGAAAACATCATAAAAAACATTCAGGATTCAGCAACGAAAATTGGAAACATTTTTGCTAAAACTGACGAAAAAAATATTCAAATTGAACTTAATATTCGATTCTAA
- a CDS encoding DUF3732 domain-containing protein: MNLHIKNIILYPKNHELTPQILTFKEDKINIITGTSQKGKSAIITIIDYCLGSGDCNIPIGLIRKTTEVFALYVNINGRNYFIGRENYDSHKSKMYFYPEEDGNDKKNELRTNEWLINKENYSTNVEHFKIVMNNLSGFKNIETTIKESNFNSTASFRDTAAFHFQTQNIIANPATMFFKTDSWEHLQKLRTIFPLLLGYKSYEIIEIENEIDVIDKERKEKINKLQNIKDQYKTWQSDVYNYYAKAVSYGLTKSDLDINNSSVDAIKSELNSIVSSVNKGNVYEVGSAFRFSEKAIELNNQRNELTRELDNLKFKFNKINEIDSSKNNYINEVAIEKDIRLRPIEWFLERNGTNNCVFCGSENNKAVDTLLKLNHEKQKNLQILSKSKSNELSFEKEKQDLSKEIKRIEKKIFDIDLNLNLLLSNKKNNTSIRDIYEFIGKIEHVIENLEKISPSSELDLEIRKLEENIASKKQRLAILQKKFDKKHSLEKLSKTITDYLKHLPIEDNYKRKVYFDPTESLGIKIEDTVDKNKFFLSRIGSGANYMGYHLATIFGMHEFFYKLKEVNKHNFIPSFLVLDQPSQVYYPKEFDDTSKDIEDTKMIFKAVYEFMKRTEFKIQLIILEHVPKKIWHDINDESFNIVGEWDNEDEALIPNEWY, encoded by the coding sequence ATGAATTTACATATAAAGAACATTATACTTTACCCGAAAAACCATGAATTAACTCCTCAAATTTTGACTTTCAAAGAGGATAAAATTAATATCATAACTGGGACAAGTCAGAAAGGAAAATCAGCCATAATAACCATAATAGATTATTGCTTGGGAAGTGGGGACTGCAATATTCCAATTGGACTTATTAGAAAAACAACAGAAGTTTTTGCTCTTTATGTAAATATAAATGGAAGAAACTATTTTATAGGTAGAGAAAATTATGATTCTCATAAATCAAAGATGTATTTTTATCCTGAAGAAGATGGTAATGATAAAAAAAACGAGTTAAGAACTAATGAATGGTTAATAAACAAAGAGAATTATTCAACAAATGTTGAACATTTTAAAATTGTTATGAACAATTTATCTGGTTTTAAAAACATTGAAACAACTATAAAAGAATCTAATTTTAATTCAACTGCTAGTTTTAGAGATACTGCAGCATTTCATTTTCAAACACAAAACATTATTGCCAATCCTGCAACTATGTTTTTTAAAACTGATTCTTGGGAACATTTACAAAAGTTAAGAACAATATTTCCTTTACTACTTGGCTACAAATCATATGAGATTATTGAAATTGAAAATGAGATTGATGTAATTGATAAAGAAAGAAAGGAAAAAATAAACAAGCTTCAAAACATTAAAGACCAATATAAAACTTGGCAATCTGATGTTTATAATTATTACGCAAAGGCTGTATCTTATGGTTTGACAAAATCTGATTTAGACATAAATAATTCTTCTGTAGATGCAATAAAAAGTGAGCTAAACTCAATTGTGTCCTCTGTAAATAAAGGAAATGTATACGAAGTTGGTTCTGCATTTAGATTTTCTGAAAAAGCAATTGAATTGAACAATCAAAGAAATGAATTAACCAGAGAACTTGATAATTTAAAATTCAAATTCAATAAAATAAACGAAATTGATTCTTCAAAGAACAACTATATTAATGAAGTTGCAATTGAAAAAGATATAAGGTTAAGACCTATTGAGTGGTTTTTAGAAAGAAATGGAACAAATAATTGTGTTTTTTGTGGTTCAGAAAACAACAAAGCAGTTGACACCCTATTAAAGCTAAATCATGAAAAACAGAAGAATTTACAAATTTTAAGTAAATCAAAATCAAATGAATTAAGTTTTGAAAAAGAAAAACAAGACTTAAGTAAAGAAATTAAAAGAATTGAAAAGAAAATATTTGATATTGACTTAAACTTAAATCTTTTACTATCAAACAAAAAAAACAATACCTCAATTAGAGATATTTATGAATTCATTGGTAAAATAGAACATGTAATTGAAAACTTAGAGAAAATATCTCCATCAAGCGAACTTGATTTAGAAATAAGAAAGCTTGAAGAAAATATTGCGTCTAAAAAACAAAGGCTAGCAATTCTACAAAAGAAATTTGATAAAAAGCATTCATTAGAAAAGCTAAGTAAAACAATTACAGATTATTTAAAACACTTACCTATTGAAGATAACTACAAAAGAAAAGTTTATTTTGATCCAACTGAAAGTTTGGGAATCAAAATTGAAGACACAGTAGATAAAAATAAGTTTTTCTTATCAAGAATTGGTTCAGGAGCAAACTATATGGGTTATCATTTAGCCACAATTTTTGGTATGCATGAATTTTTTTATAAGTTAAAAGAAGTAAACAAACATAACTTTATACCTAGCTTTCTTGTTTTAGACCAGCCAAGTCAAGTATATTATCCAAAAGAATTTGATGATACTTCAAAAGACATTGAAGACACAAAAATGATATTTAAGGCAGTATATGAGTTTATGAAAAGAACTGAATTCAAAATTCAATTAATAATTTTGGAACATGTTCCTAAGAAAATATGGCACGATATAAATGATGAGAGTTTTAACATTGTTGGAGAATGGGACAACGAAGATGAAGCATTAATACCAAATGAGTGGTATTAG
- a CDS encoding STAS-like domain-containing protein — protein sequence MLNNQINMHLLVKEIIDSEIAVSTDDGNKVFEQINSAFVKKENVDLDFQGINILITAFLNSAIGRLYESYDSEFLNSYLKLSNVAPEDRILFKKVVKRAQEYFSNKKGFEDSANSAF from the coding sequence ATGTTAAACAACCAAATTAATATGCATTTATTAGTTAAAGAAATTATTGATTCTGAAATAGCTGTTTCTACTGATGATGGAAATAAAGTTTTCGAACAAATAAATTCTGCTTTTGTAAAAAAAGAAAATGTAGATTTGGATTTTCAAGGAATTAACATTCTTATAACTGCTTTTTTAAATTCCGCTATTGGGAGGTTATATGAAAGTTATGATAGTGAATTTTTGAATTCTTATCTTAAATTATCTAATGTTGCACCAGAGGATAGGATTCTATTTAAAAAAGTTGTAAAAAGAGCTCAAGAATATTTTTCTAATAAAAAAGGATTTGAAGATTCTGCAAACTCTGCATTCTAA
- a CDS encoding PIN domain-containing protein, with product MPNIIIPFDNYEFKANKTYFFDNNIWISLFAPLINTNSSQQAKSSSFLKQIYSYNSQIVTSSLILSEFSNRYLRFDFEQWKKQTGNYSANFKSDYKTTSQYKLALSEVKLLVKKIISLDLVERYPDSFNSVNFDNILDNFEIDFNDAYYLEQCSNNNWILVTSDNDFDNTNSNIIIVKI from the coding sequence ATGCCTAATATTATAATACCTTTTGACAACTACGAGTTTAAAGCAAACAAAACTTATTTTTTTGACAATAATATTTGGATTTCACTTTTTGCACCACTAATTAATACTAATTCAAGTCAACAAGCCAAATCAAGTAGTTTTCTTAAACAAATTTACAGTTATAATTCTCAAATTGTTACTTCAAGCTTAATTCTTAGTGAATTTTCAAATAGATATTTAAGATTTGATTTTGAACAATGGAAAAAACAAACTGGAAATTATTCTGCTAATTTTAAATCAGATTACAAAACAACTAGTCAGTATAAATTAGCTTTAAGTGAAGTCAAATTACTTGTAAAAAAAATAATATCTCTAGATTTAGTTGAAAGATATCCTGATAGTTTTAATTCTGTTAATTTTGATAATATATTAGATAATTTTGAGATTGATTTTAACGATGCCTATTATCTAGAACAATGCTCAAATAATAATTGGATTTTAGTAACTTCAGACAATGATTTTGACAATACAAATTCAAATATAATAATTGTAAAAATTTAA